AATTAACCGAGTCGGAATGGTGCTGTGGTAGCGCGGGCATTTATAACATCACACAACCTGAACTCTCACAAGAAATCCTGGAACGCAAAATGGCGCACATCGCAGAAACCGACGCAGATATCGTCGCAACCGGAAATCCTGGATGCCTGCTTCAGATTCAACTCGGTATCCAAAAACACAAGTTACCGATGCAAGCGATGCATCCTGTTAATCTCTTAGACTATGCCTACCGCGGCATCGCGCCGGAGAATTTTTTACCTGAGCAGCAACGCGGTTCAAACCCTACCGATGCTCGGTGAGGTCCTTTGTAAAATCACAAAGTTTTAAAAATAAAAAATGTTTTTATCAGATACAGACATTCTCAAATATATAGACAAAGGGAAAATCAAAATCAATCCCGCACCTGATTTGAAAACGCAACTCGGGAGCTGCTCTATTGATTTCAAACTCAGCAACACTTTTCGCGTTTTTGAACATAGCAAACATCCGTACATCGACCTGCGGGCTGGAATTGATACCACTGACTTAATGCGAAGAGTCGATGTCTCCGATGGCGATGCCTTCACGATACAACCCGGAGAACTCGTCCTTGCAGCGACTCAAGAGGAACTTGTATTAGCGGACGATGTCATGGCACGGCTTGAAGGCAGAAGCAGTTTAGCGCGACTTGGCATTATCGTCCATAGCACTGCCGGTCTCTTCGACCCGGGCTGGATAGGGACACCTACATTGGAGTTGGGGAACCTTGGGCGGATGCCAGTGAAATTATATCCCGGTATGCGGATCTGCGCTTTCACCTTCGCGCAGCTCTCTTCACCAGCACGTGTCCCGTATCAACTCAAGCCAGCAAACAAATACGCAGGACAGGAGGGACCTGAGACGAGTCGATTTGACAAAGATGTCGAATTCGCTTAGCATTGAACCTATCTGATGGGCTGGGATATTCTGCGCTGTCCCTTGCCCAACCACGCGCAAAAAACGGGCAATGTTTTGCCTAATAATTTAGCAACGTCCCACACCTTTTTACATGGAATGTGGACAAAATATTGGTACAGCGGGTGGTTCACAGCAAAAAATCCGCTGTAATTCGCAATTTTAAAAGGAAATTAACCTGTTTCTTCAATTAAGGTCGTAACTTTTACAATCACCGTCGATTGGCATAAATTTTGCTTACCTCTTTATTAAGACACTCGTCAAGTGGTATGCGTTACGCGTTTAATTGACGAATCTAAGGACATTTTCTGAACTATCGAAACCAACATGAGTAGAATCAAGGCACCGCGCCTCGGTTTGTCTATGCGGTTTCGTAAAATTACCGCCTCTATCTGTTAGATTGAGGTAGTTTCGACAGCAAGTTACGCCGAAATAGGAGGATATATTGAATGACACCAAGTGAGGTGGTTGCACTTGCAAAAGAAAACAACGTCAAGATAATTGACCTCAAATTCATGGACCTGCCGGGGATGTGGCAACACTTTTCCCTTATGGCAGATGAGTTGACCGAAGAACTTTTTGAAGAAGGTAGCGGTTTCGACGGTTCGAGTATCCGTGGTTTTCAGGCAATTAATGAGAGTGACATGTTGCTCTTCCCGGATCCATCGACTGCGATCATCGACCCCGTCTGTAAGGTAC
This genomic stretch from Candidatus Poribacteria bacterium harbors:
- the dcd gene encoding dCTP deaminase, encoding MFLSDTDILKYIDKGKIKINPAPDLKTQLGSCSIDFKLSNTFRVFEHSKHPYIDLRAGIDTTDLMRRVDVSDGDAFTIQPGELVLAATQEELVLADDVMARLEGRSSLARLGIIVHSTAGLFDPGWIGTPTLELGNLGRMPVKLYPGMRICAFTFAQLSSPARVPYQLKPANKYAGQEGPETSRFDKDVEFA